In the Streptomyces spororaveus genome, TTCTCCTCCAGGTCGGCCCTGACGACGGTCAGGTCGCTGGCCGTCTTCGCCTCCGGCCTGTCCGCCGCTACCGCCTACGCCTTGGTTGCCGCCATGCGGGCCGTCGGCGATTCCGACGGACACGGCATCCAACTGCCCCTCTACCAACTGCCTGTAGCCATCGCAGTCGGTGCAGCAGTGGGCGCTGTGGTCTGGCTTGTCTCCCGGAGGCGGGCATGAACCGCACTTCCGCTTCGCACCCGGTCATGGTTTGGCATCGCTTCCTGGCCAGCGGCTGGATGCTCGCCACCGGCGCTGTCTCGGCTGTCGGCCTGACTGTCGTCGCGGTCGTCGACCGTCCGCACAGGGCCATCGCCCTGTGGCTCCTGATCGTCTCCGCGGCTTTCCTGGCGACCGGAGCCATCCGCGTCACCGTCTCCGCCCACGGCGTCACCGCCGGCTCCGCTGTGCTTCCCTTCCTGCGCCGGCGATTTCCCCTCGAACGCATCGAGAGCGCCTCCGCCCGCTGGACCCGGCCCACTGAGATCGGGGGATGGGGCTACCGCTGGAACCCGGGCCTCAGCTCCATATCGCTGCGCGAAGGTGACGCCCTATGGCTCACCCTGACAGGCGGCAAGCAGTTCGTGATCACCATCGACGACGCCGGCACCGCCGCCGAACTCACCAACGATCTCCTGGCTCACGGACGCAAAGGTCCCTGACATGCTGGTCACCATCGACCCGTCCTCACCCCAGAGCCTCGCGGAGCAGATCGCCGCCTCCGTACGCCGCAGCATGGCCGACGGCAAGCTCCGCAGGGGCGACCGCCTGCCCTCCGCCCGCGCCTTGGCCCGCACCTTGGACATCAACATGCACACCGTCCTGCGCGGCTACCAGATCCTCAGGGACGAGCGGCTCATCGAACTCCGCCCCGGACGCGGCGCAGTCGTCACCGCCGAAGCCTCCGGCCAGGCCCTGGTCATCGACGCATGCCGACACTTCATTTCCCTCGCTAGAGGAACAGGCATGACAAGGCCCGACATCCTCCGACTCATTGCCGAACAGCTCGATCCGACCACCTGAACAGAGGCGTTCCTGTCCGCAGCGAACCCGGCATCGGTCGGGTCTGACGGCTGGACAGACCCGACCAGGGCTCGCCTGATCCGCCGCGTCGACGAGGAAGGCTCGATCGGAGGGAGCGCCTGAGTGGGCCGGGCCCTCGGGCGGCCCACCGGCGGCCTCACGATCACCGCACGCGGGCCAGGAGACGCCGAGGGACCCACGTGGAACACGGAGCGGTTCGGGCAGCGGGGCCCCGCCCGGACCGCCCCGGAAGGGGGCGAATGGGGGCCTGAATAGATGGCTGTCCGCATGATCGGCAGTGCGGCCAGGCAGGTTCCGCAGCTAGTTCCGGGCCATGGCGTACTCGAAGCACGTCTCACAGACCTGGAGGGCGCCCTCCCCACCATCGATCAACGTGCCGCACTTCGCGCATTCGGTGAGGTTTCGGAACGCCTCGCCACAGTGGAAGCAGAAGCCCCGGTCTTCCTCCTTGAAGGCGGCGACCCGGACGCTCTGCACCAGCGCTTCCCCGTCGCAGGCAGGGCATGTGTACCTGGGCGGGCTACCGCCGTCCTTGACCATGGAGAACCAGCTGTCGCCGAGGTGCTCGGCGGCGTACTCCTCGGCTGCCTGCTCCGGCTCCCACGGCACACCGCAGAAGAGACAGGATGTCGCGCCCTCGTGGGCGACCATGGCCCACTGGCCGCAGGCCACGCACTGAACGACGTGCCTCGCCATGCTGTCGAGCTCGGGCTGGATCCTCGCCATACGCGACGTGACCAGAGCCTCCACTCGGCTCAGGCTCTCGCGCACGGTCCCCATGTGTGTGTCGAGGCTGGAGAGGTCATCCCCTGACAGGTGAGGCCGGAGTTCCTGGTTCACGAAGTCGAGCAGGAAGTCCAGCACCAGCACAGTACGAGACCTGACCGCCAGCGCCGGCTCGGTGAGACCGAAGTGCTGCAGACGGTTCCGCTGTGATGCGAGGTGCGTGATGTGGCCCTTGGCCTCTGACGGGACCTCCACGCCGGCATCGGCGCGCAGACGCTTGATCGCTGTGTCCACGTTGCAGCTTTGGAACCCGCCGCGGTCGAAGGCGGCCCTGTCGGCCTCCTCCGCCTTCTTGAAGGTCAGCCGCCAGTCGAAGGCGATCAGCCGAGCTTTGAGAAGCACCTCCGTCGCGGCCTGCAGATGGAGGACGGCGTACTTCAGGCTGCGAGGGCCTGGGGCCCCGTCGAGGTGCTCCATCACGCTGATCAGGTAGTCCATCCCGTTTTCGACAGGCGGGAAGTGCACCTGCGGTTCCTCGGACACCTTCGTTCCCCTCGTGCAGCTCTGGGTGCGTGGTTCGGGTCACACGGTGACGGATAGCGGCCTCGGCATGCACGTCTGCGGGCGAACTGAGA is a window encoding:
- a CDS encoding GntR family transcriptional regulator; its protein translation is MLVTIDPSSPQSLAEQIAASVRRSMADGKLRRGDRLPSARALARTLDINMHTVLRGYQILRDERLIELRPGRGAVVTAEASGQALVIDACRHFISLARGTGMTRPDILRLIAEQLDPTT